The Halopelagius inordinatus genomic interval CGACCGTCACTCCTCGGCGGCGTCCGCCTCCCAGCCCTCGGTGTAGATGTGCTCGTCCGCGACGCCCGCCGATTCGAGGAGGTCGGCCGTCTCGACGACCATCTCGGGGACGCCGCAGACGTAGAAGTCTGTGTCTTCCAGACCGACCGTCTCTTCGAGTGCTTCGGGGAGGTGGTCCTGGACGTGACCCGTGCGGCCGTCCCACGCCTCGTCGTCGGCGTCAGAGAGGACGTAGTCGGCCGAGACGTTCCCGTGTTCCGCCCGGAGTTGGTCGATGCTCTCGCGGAAGACGACGTGCGATTGGTCGCGTTCGCCGAAGACGAGGTGGGCGTCGCCGGTTCCCTCGGCGGCGTACTGCTTGAACATCGGGTAGAGTGGCGTGATTCCCGTGCCCGTCGCCACGAACGCGGCGTCGCGGTCGAAGTCGCGCACGTGGAGGTTGCCGTCGACGGGTTCTATCTCTATCTCGTCGCCCGGCGTTCGGTCGTGCATGTAGACCGAGGCGTTCCCGTCGTCGTACCGCTTTATCGCGAGGACGAGTTCGTTCGTGCCCGGGAGGGTGGCGGCCGTGTACGGCCGCGTCCCCTCCTCGTCGTCGCTCTCGAAGTGGACCGCGGTGTGTTGGCCCGGTCGGTAATCGAACGTGTGGTCGTCGGCGACGAGTCGGAACTGCTTCACGTCCGGGGTCATCCGATGGACGTCGGCGACGGTGACGGTAATCGACATACGCGAGATTCGGACGGGGAGCAAAAATGCGTGCTGGCGGCGATTCGCGCGGCGAGCGACCGGACGCCGGAGAGTCTCGTCTCAGTTCTCTGATTCCTCTGCGCCGATGGCCTGCGTGATGTGCGTGAGGGTGACTAACCCGAGTCCGCCGACGAGGTTGCCCGCGGTGACGAGGCCCGTCGTCGTCGCCAGTTCGACGAGGCCGATGGGCGCGCCGAACAGCATCCCGAAGACGACGTGCAGCATCGTGACGATAACGTGGTCGAACGGGCCGAGGGTCAACAGGACGCCGACGATGTAGGACATCGCGATGCGGCTTCCGACGCTGTTTACGGCTTCGAGGAGAAAAGAGAGCAGGACGACGAGTGCGCCGCCGACGATGGCCGCCGCGAACTCCGTCGTCGGCGGGCGGCGGATGAACTCTTCGGCGAACGTGCGGAGGGCGTGGACGGTACCCTCCGGTAACACGCCGTTGACGGAGAAGATGTAAGCCATGAGGACGCCGCCGACGAGGTTGACCGCGAAGGTGACGCTCCACAGGCGGAGGAGCGACCCGACCATCCACGAGTCTGCGTCCACCGCCTTCGCCACCGGGTCGTAGAAGTTCTCGTTGAACAGTTCCGCCCGCCCGACGACCAAGAACACGAGGCTCACGCCGAACGCGAGTGCGCCCGCGATGGTGGCTATCTCCCCGAACTGCGGTTTGACGAACGCGTGGACGATGCCGAGAGCGACGATTCCGAAGACGACGGTGAAGCCGGCGATGAAACTCGTCGAGACGAGTTCGAGCATCGACTGGTCGAGGCGGCGTTCCCCCTCCTCGATGGCCCGTTCGAAAATCTCTGCGGGAGTCGGCGCGACAGACACGTCCTGATAGTCGGCAGACACGATAAAAAGCGACGTGGCCGGGTTCGAGGGGTCGCCCAGCCCATCCGGGCCTCAGTCGTCGCTCGGAATCTCGGCGTCGCTTATCGAGACGTCCGGTTCGAATATCAGAGCCGGGTCGAGTTCGTCGAGTGCCTCGCCGCGGCGGACGCGGTTCGGCCAGTCGTGGTTCGCGAGTGCGCCGGTGCCCTGCGTCACGATATCCGCTCCGTCGGCCAGCGCTTCGCGCGCCTTCTCGGGGGTTCCGAGACCGCCGTTTGCGAACACGACGGTGTCGCCGTACCGGACGGCCAACTCGGTGAGCGTCGGTCCCTCGCCGCCGAACGCCGGGTCCGTCGCCACGGGTTCGGTGACGTGGATGAAGTCGGCGTCCGCGTCGGTGAACGCCTCGAAGACGGCCTCCGCGGTGGCCTCTCCGTCGGGCCACGTCCGCTCTTCGTCCGTGACCGCGACCTGAGAGACGCGGACGCCGACGACGAACTCTTCGGGCGTCGCGTCGCGAATCGCCGAGACGACTTCGGCCGGGAAGCGCGCCCGCGCCTCGGGACTGCCGCCGTACTCGTCGTCGCGTTCGTTCACGAGGGGGTCGACGAACTCGTGGAGCAGGTAGCCGTTCGCGGCGTGGACTTCGACGCCGTCGAATCCGGCCTCGACCGCCCGTTTCGCGGACGCGACGAACCCGGATTTCACCTCGGCCAGTCCGTCGCCGTCCAGCGCCTCGGCTTCGGGAAACTCCCCGGACCCGCCGTACATCTCCGCCATCTCGCCCGGCGCGCGGTACCGCGACGGAGCCACGAGGCCCTCGCCGTAGCGGTTACCCTGCCCCTGCGCGCCGGCGTGCATGAGTTGCGCGAACATCGGAGTCCCCTCCTCGTGAACCGCATCGACGACCTGCGACCACGAATCCGCCTGTTCGTCGGTCGCGAGGCCGGGTTGGTTCGGGTACCCCTGGCTGTGGGCCGTGTCCGGATGGACGCCCTCGGTGATGAGAACGGAGAATCCGCCGCGGGCGAACGAGGCGTAGTAGTCCGCCATCCGCGCTGTCGCGTGCCCCTCGTCCGTCGCGCTCGTTCGCGTCATCGGCGCGAGGCCGACGCGGTTGTCGAGCGAACGTCCCTTCCACTCGAACGGCTCGAAAAGCGGGTCGTCTGTCACGACTCGACGTAACGGCCGTCCGGACTAAAGCCGCAGGCGCGGATGCGCGGCCCGCACACGACACGTGCGGTATCGCATCCCACGGGTCGGAGTCCTGCAACGTCCGAACGACCGTCAGATTCGCCTACGAATCCGGGCGTCGCCCGCGT includes:
- a CDS encoding oxidoreductase yields the protein MTDDPLFEPFEWKGRSLDNRVGLAPMTRTSATDEGHATARMADYYASFARGGFSVLITEGVHPDTAHSQGYPNQPGLATDEQADSWSQVVDAVHEEGTPMFAQLMHAGAQGQGNRYGEGLVAPSRYRAPGEMAEMYGGSGEFPEAEALDGDGLAEVKSGFVASAKRAVEAGFDGVEVHAANGYLLHEFVDPLVNERDDEYGGSPEARARFPAEVVSAIRDATPEEFVVGVRVSQVAVTDEERTWPDGEATAEAVFEAFTDADADFIHVTEPVATDPAFGGEGPTLTELAVRYGDTVVFANGGLGTPEKAREALADGADIVTQGTGALANHDWPNRVRRGEALDELDPALIFEPDVSISDAEIPSDD
- a CDS encoding formate/nitrite transporter family protein codes for the protein MSVAPTPAEIFERAIEEGERRLDQSMLELVSTSFIAGFTVVFGIVALGIVHAFVKPQFGEIATIAGALAFGVSLVFLVVGRAELFNENFYDPVAKAVDADSWMVGSLLRLWSVTFAVNLVGGVLMAYIFSVNGVLPEGTVHALRTFAEEFIRRPPTTEFAAAIVGGALVVLLSFLLEAVNSVGSRIAMSYIVGVLLTLGPFDHVIVTMLHVVFGMLFGAPIGLVELATTTGLVTAGNLVGGLGLVTLTHITQAIGAEESEN
- a CDS encoding ferredoxin--NADP reductase, translated to MSITVTVADVHRMTPDVKQFRLVADDHTFDYRPGQHTAVHFESDDEEGTRPYTAATLPGTNELVLAIKRYDDGNASVYMHDRTPGDEIEIEPVDGNLHVRDFDRDAAFVATGTGITPLYPMFKQYAAEGTGDAHLVFGERDQSHVVFRESIDQLRAEHGNVSADYVLSDADDEAWDGRTGHVQDHLPEALEETVGLEDTDFYVCGVPEMVVETADLLESAGVADEHIYTEGWEADAAEE